The following are encoded together in the Candidatus Binataceae bacterium genome:
- a CDS encoding DNA polymerase domain-containing protein has product MSHYQEISRQFYDNRLLFGDPAEPGIVAIEVASPGALEIFRRSGGALVHERRPIKLFALLADAAMLKGLRAPHELERLAGDFALRWLATFERTDALDAARRHLRKATGKSPGAPDAPYLILADPVEQYLILTGATFFIGMEFGDLRRMQLDIETYISRGFEFPSAARDGDRIIAIALRDSSGFEQVLRGDRMDERAMLEELVRIVAARDPDVIEGHNLFRFDLEYLEARARRHRVRLALGRGGGEMSARASRLQIAERTIAYRRYDIPGRSIVDTWILAQHYDIASRELEGFGLKELAQHFRIAAPERVYIDPARISEYFDHRPEELYAYAADDVRETAALAELLAPSYFVQAQIFPYSYQNVVLRGNATKIDALMMRAYLARRHSIPLPQPPSEVMGGYTEVRRCGVARRVLHCDVTSLYPSLMLHYGHAPAGDRLGVFLRMLGDLRSFRVQAKAAVRELDGAARRNLEALQQTFKILINSFYGYLGFALGHFNDFVQANAVTRRGRELIQAAVAALEAAGAQVIEVDTDGIYFVAPSGVDDETAAQELIGRIGAAMPEGARLEVDGRYPAMFSYKMKNYVLLEEDGEMTIRGSGLRSRGLERFQRRFMEAMFRLLLEGRGGDLPALHQDYHQRLARHALGIRDLMKTETLQDSPEVYRDKIGGKRRNVSAAYELALKAERPYLSGDQVSYYVTGRGPRVKVAAAARLASEYDPAHPDENVEYYQAKLVELYAKFKPYAERDGLFSPAELQAAEDESVPAQQSIFDEPTAAKVGE; this is encoded by the coding sequence ATGAGCCATTATCAGGAGATAAGCCGGCAGTTTTACGACAACCGGCTGCTCTTCGGCGACCCGGCGGAACCAGGAATCGTAGCCATCGAAGTTGCCTCGCCGGGCGCGCTTGAAATTTTCCGCCGCAGCGGCGGCGCGCTGGTCCACGAGCGCCGCCCGATCAAGCTCTTCGCGCTGCTCGCCGACGCCGCGATGCTCAAGGGGCTGCGCGCGCCGCACGAGCTCGAGCGCCTCGCCGGCGATTTCGCGCTGCGATGGCTCGCGACGTTCGAACGCACCGATGCGCTCGATGCCGCGCGCCGCCATCTGCGCAAGGCCACCGGAAAGTCGCCGGGCGCGCCCGACGCGCCCTACCTGATCCTCGCCGACCCGGTGGAGCAGTACCTGATCCTGACCGGCGCGACGTTCTTCATCGGGATGGAGTTCGGCGACCTGCGCCGGATGCAGCTGGACATCGAAACCTACATCAGCCGGGGCTTCGAGTTCCCTTCCGCCGCGCGCGACGGCGACCGCATAATCGCGATCGCGCTGCGCGACTCGAGTGGCTTTGAGCAGGTGCTGCGCGGCGACCGGATGGACGAGCGCGCGATGCTCGAGGAGTTAGTGCGGATCGTCGCCGCGCGCGACCCCGACGTAATCGAGGGTCACAACCTTTTCCGCTTTGACCTCGAATACCTCGAGGCGCGCGCCCGCCGCCATCGGGTGCGCCTCGCGCTGGGGCGTGGCGGCGGCGAGATGAGCGCGCGCGCCTCGCGCCTGCAAATTGCCGAGCGCACGATCGCCTACCGCCGCTACGACATTCCCGGCCGCAGCATCGTCGACACCTGGATTCTCGCCCAGCACTACGATATTGCGAGCCGCGAACTCGAAGGCTTCGGCCTCAAGGAGCTGGCGCAGCACTTTCGGATCGCCGCGCCCGAGCGCGTCTATATCGATCCCGCCCGGATCAGCGAATATTTCGACCACCGGCCCGAGGAGCTGTACGCCTACGCCGCCGACGACGTGCGCGAGACGGCCGCGCTCGCCGAGCTGCTCGCGCCGAGCTACTTCGTGCAGGCGCAGATTTTCCCCTACTCCTACCAGAACGTGGTCCTGCGCGGGAACGCGACCAAGATCGACGCGCTGATGATGCGCGCGTATCTGGCACGGCGCCATTCGATTCCGTTGCCGCAGCCGCCGAGCGAAGTGATGGGCGGTTACACCGAGGTCCGCCGATGCGGAGTGGCGCGGCGCGTGCTCCACTGCGACGTGACCTCACTTTATCCGTCGCTGATGCTGCATTACGGGCACGCGCCGGCGGGCGACCGCCTCGGCGTCTTCCTCAGGATGCTCGGCGACCTGCGCAGCTTCCGCGTCCAGGCCAAGGCGGCGGTGCGCGAGCTCGACGGCGCCGCGCGGCGCAACCTCGAAGCCCTTCAGCAGACGTTCAAAATCCTGATTAACTCGTTCTACGGCTATCTCGGCTTTGCGCTCGGCCACTTCAACGACTTCGTCCAGGCCAACGCCGTGACCCGCCGCGGACGCGAGCTCATCCAGGCCGCGGTCGCGGCGCTCGAGGCCGCCGGCGCCCAGGTGATCGAAGTGGACACCGACGGCATCTATTTCGTGGCGCCCTCAGGTGTTGATGACGAGACTGCGGCGCAGGAGTTGATCGGAAGGATCGGCGCCGCGATGCCTGAGGGCGCGCGGCTCGAAGTCGACGGCCGCTACCCAGCGATGTTCAGCTACAAGATGAAGAACTACGTGCTGCTCGAAGAGGACGGTGAGATGACGATTCGCGGCTCGGGCCTGCGCTCGCGCGGACTGGAACGATTCCAGCGCCGCTTCATGGAAGCGATGTTCCGCCTGCTGCTCGAGGGGCGCGGCGGCGACCTCCCTGCGCTGCATCAGGACTACCATCAGCGCCTGGCGCGCCACGCCTTGGGAATCCGCGACCTGATGAAGACCGAAACCCTGCAGGACTCGCCCGAGGTCTATCGCGACAAGATTGGCGGCAAACGGCGTAACGTGTCGGCCGCCTACGAGCTGGCGCTCAAGGCCGAACGGCCCTACCTGAGCGGCGACCAGGTATCGTACTACGTCACCGGCCGCGGGCCGCGGGTCAAGGTCGCCGCGGCGGCGCGCCTTGCGAGCGAATACGACCCCGCGCATCCCGACGAGAACGTGGAGTACTACCAGGCCAAGCTCGTCGAACTCTACGCGAAGTTCAAACCGTACGCCGAACGCGACGGCCTGTTCAGCCCCGCTGAACTCCAAGCGGCCGAAGACGAAAGCGTTCCCGCGCAGCAATCGATCTTCGACGAACCCACTGCAGCCAAGGTCGGCGAGTGA
- a CDS encoding DUF3565 domain-containing protein has product MRQKIVGFHRDDDGDWVADLECGHTQHVRHRPPWQNRPWVVTEHGRHSRLGVALDCRKCEEGMQ; this is encoded by the coding sequence GTGAGGCAGAAGATCGTCGGGTTCCATCGCGACGATGACGGCGACTGGGTGGCCGACCTCGAATGCGGCCATACCCAGCACGTGCGCCATCGCCCGCCCTGGCAGAATCGTCCGTGGGTGGTCACCGAGCACGGCCGCCACAGCCGCCTCGGCGTCGCGCTCGACTGCAGGAAGTGCGAAGAGGGGATGCAATGA
- a CDS encoding glycosyltransferase family 87 protein — MRKAAGNPLVRQPPGNPEAARRGISLRGLASALTNPAIVAFLWALAIAHLVWIFTLLPGRVTDIDFSLYYTAATAVRAGVSPYTGNLEPLAQRLQLHIKHQAQLPYTPTFLLAFEPLTHFPPQVAYWIWFALSIIALSVSMFLLLQRSGHGASALGALILLYPPLAEHFLTAQTQLLVLILLVLMLLCLENGNDATAGALLASAGALRAYPLALSAYLLLLGRWRAFASEVAFLTIIALVTVLVLGTGFCENWIQGIGYATRLGANPATVTLHTFVSRFFWYCFGMKLSNWLEFFRYAAIGAAEFALLAFTAKATLSSHRFGFSVWIVAAILLSPMAWTHYLVLLFIPFGELVAAANQGMCSGRAIGMMIVSYGLTIALYVTMGAMPTDSAFRAWVWIGQGLTLSVLLAYISVYWLALDSSRIVSAAAGQDSARLCAQA, encoded by the coding sequence ATGAGGAAGGCTGCGGGCAACCCGCTGGTGCGTCAGCCACCTGGCAACCCAGAGGCGGCACGACGCGGCATCTCGCTCCGAGGCCTGGCCTCCGCCCTGACAAACCCCGCGATCGTAGCGTTCCTATGGGCTCTCGCAATAGCTCATCTCGTTTGGATCTTCACGTTGTTGCCCGGCCGAGTGACCGACATTGACTTCAGCCTCTATTACACTGCGGCCACTGCGGTGCGTGCGGGCGTCAGTCCTTACACAGGGAATCTGGAGCCGCTCGCACAAAGGCTTCAACTTCACATCAAACATCAGGCTCAGCTACCCTATACGCCAACCTTCCTTCTGGCGTTTGAACCGCTGACGCATTTTCCGCCTCAGGTGGCCTATTGGATCTGGTTTGCCCTGAGTATCATCGCGCTCAGTGTATCCATGTTCCTGCTCCTTCAGCGCAGCGGCCATGGCGCATCTGCGTTGGGCGCGCTGATCCTGCTCTACCCACCGCTGGCGGAACATTTCTTGACGGCTCAGACGCAACTGCTGGTTTTGATCCTGCTCGTGTTAATGCTCCTGTGCCTGGAGAATGGTAATGACGCGACCGCCGGCGCCCTGCTCGCCTCGGCGGGTGCCCTCCGGGCATATCCACTGGCGCTATCTGCATATCTGTTGCTGCTGGGTCGATGGCGCGCATTCGCATCTGAGGTGGCCTTCCTTACGATCATAGCCCTTGTAACTGTTCTAGTGCTGGGAACCGGTTTCTGTGAAAATTGGATTCAAGGCATCGGTTACGCTACCCGACTCGGTGCAAACCCGGCGACGGTTACTCTTCACACATTCGTCTCTCGCTTCTTTTGGTATTGTTTCGGTATGAAACTCAGCAACTGGCTGGAGTTCTTTCGCTACGCGGCAATCGGCGCCGCGGAGTTTGCCCTGCTGGCCTTCACTGCGAAAGCGACACTTTCCTCGCATCGCTTTGGGTTTTCGGTGTGGATAGTAGCTGCGATCCTGCTTTCACCGATGGCTTGGACGCACTACCTGGTTCTGCTCTTTATCCCCTTCGGCGAACTCGTCGCCGCAGCAAATCAAGGAATGTGCAGCGGCCGAGCGATTGGAATGATGATAGTTAGTTACGGGTTGACGATCGCCTTGTATGTCACAATGGGAGCCATGCCGACCGACAGCGCATTTCGGGCCTGGGTATGGATTGGCCAAGGGCTCACATTGTCAGTGCTGCTCGCCTACATTTCGGTATACTGGCTGGCGCTTGACAGCTCGCGTATCGTTTCAGCGGCTGCCGGCCAGGACTCCGCCCGCCTCTGCGCGCAAGCCTAG
- a CDS encoding fumarylacetoacetate hydrolase family protein codes for MRLVSFESEEKRERLGAAADGLIVDLNLACRAALAARGERRAAELADAALPPAMLAFLAAGERAMGAAREALAYVAGIGRAAALERGVARAAEGVRLMAPVPRPTKLILVGLNYRDHAEEAGLKIPEVPTFFSKYPNCVVGPGEAIRIPRVSSMIDYEGEYAFVIGRGGRDIPRERAMEYVAGYTILNDVSCRDYQMRTGQWMIGKTFDTFAPMGPHLVTRDEIPDPHNLELALYLNGQRMQHSNTRNLIFKTENLIAFLSQVFTLEPGDVVSTGTPSGVGFVRKPPVFMKPGDRVRIEIEGLGALESPVEAA; via the coding sequence ATGCGACTGGTCAGCTTCGAAAGCGAAGAGAAGCGCGAGCGGCTGGGCGCCGCCGCCGACGGCCTGATCGTCGATCTCAACCTGGCCTGCCGCGCGGCGCTCGCGGCGCGCGGCGAGCGGCGCGCCGCCGAGCTTGCCGACGCCGCGCTGCCGCCGGCGATGCTCGCCTTCCTCGCCGCCGGCGAGCGCGCGATGGGCGCGGCGCGCGAGGCGCTCGCGTATGTCGCTGGGATCGGCCGCGCCGCCGCGCTGGAGCGTGGAGTAGCGCGCGCGGCCGAAGGGGTGCGCCTGATGGCGCCGGTGCCGCGCCCGACCAAGCTCATCCTGGTCGGTCTCAACTACCGCGACCACGCCGAGGAGGCCGGGCTCAAAATTCCCGAGGTGCCGACCTTTTTCTCGAAGTACCCGAACTGCGTCGTGGGTCCCGGCGAGGCGATCAGGATTCCGCGGGTCTCATCGATGATCGACTACGAGGGCGAGTACGCCTTCGTCATCGGCCGCGGCGGCCGCGACATCCCGCGAGAGCGTGCGATGGAATATGTCGCCGGCTACACCATCCTCAACGATGTGAGCTGCCGCGATTACCAGATGCGTACCGGGCAGTGGATGATCGGCAAGACCTTCGACACGTTCGCGCCGATGGGGCCGCACCTGGTGACGCGCGACGAAATTCCTGACCCGCACAACCTCGAGCTCGCGCTCTATCTCAACGGCCAGCGCATGCAGCACTCCAATACGCGCAACCTCATCTTCAAAACCGAAAACCTGATCGCGTTTCTCTCGCAGGTCTTCACGCTCGAGCCGGGCGACGTGGTCTCCACCGGCACCCCTTCAGGGGTCGGCTTCGTACGCAAGCCGCCCGTCTTCATGAAGCCGGGTGACCGCGTGCGAATCGAAATCGAGGGCCTCGGCGCGCTGGAAAGCCCGGTCGAGGCCGCGTAG
- a CDS encoding VOC family protein has protein sequence MPNIRSIFHVNINVTDFERSLEFYQTLGFRVIRDLGEGGNRKMARGLGASECRGRAVLMILGDNPRATRLDLIEWKNPPTEGRAYPHLFHAGICRIALRTRSLLADYEELKARGVQFLSEPQVFDTPNGPEGFVCLTDPDGTVIELIQV, from the coding sequence ATGCCAAACATCCGGTCGATCTTTCACGTCAACATCAACGTCACCGACTTCGAGCGCTCGCTCGAGTTCTACCAGACGCTCGGCTTTCGCGTGATCCGTGACCTCGGCGAGGGCGGCAATCGGAAAATGGCACGCGGACTGGGCGCGAGCGAATGCCGTGGGCGCGCGGTGCTGATGATCCTGGGCGACAATCCGCGCGCGACTCGCCTCGACCTGATCGAATGGAAGAATCCGCCCACCGAAGGGCGTGCCTACCCGCATCTGTTTCACGCCGGTATCTGCCGTATTGCGCTGCGCACCAGGAGCCTGCTCGCCGACTACGAGGAACTCAAGGCCCGCGGCGTGCAGTTTCTTTCCGAGCCGCAGGTGTTCGACACGCCCAATGGCCCGGAGGGCTTCGTCTGCCTGACCGATCCTGACGGCACCGTGATCGAGCTTATCCAGGTCTGA
- a CDS encoding DHA2 family efflux MFS transporter permease subunit, with the protein MVASSLSNTPRADEYHPHKWLVAGAVMLGAFLTVLDSSIVNVALPYMQGSFAASVDEITWVVTSYLVASGVMIPMTGWVAARLGRKRYFLFSVTMFVAASGLCGVAQSLGQMVVFRLLQGAAGAAMMPLSQAILLETFPPAEHTLAMSTWGIGILVGPILGPTLGGWITTHWSWRWNFYINLPAGALTLLMVSSFVHDPAHLRERRGRGRVDYLGIALLVAAIGLLQIVLDRGQRSDWFAAPWVRYFTAGSALAAVALTIHELRCAEPILDLRVFRYFSFVLGVLLTAAQSFVIFGINLLNPLFTQELMGYDAWMSGLAVAPRGLGAIVALVSIGQISRRGVDTRPFVVGGFLIAGWAAFRMADWDLSVGMLNLLVPILIFGFGLGSVFPALTAASLTEIPAARMGFASSLFNMVITTAAAFGVSTVSNMLTAQEQVHQTYLVQHFSIFDAWRISRDHLAMPGAPRFDYLNQIISGQHQQLGMLYGSLQAQAWLLAYNDIYRMMAIVLVFVAPWCFLLHRSGAGGGSVMSH; encoded by the coding sequence ATGGTCGCTTCTTCGCTGAGCAACACGCCGCGCGCCGACGAGTACCACCCGCACAAGTGGCTGGTGGCGGGCGCGGTGATGCTGGGCGCGTTTCTCACCGTGCTCGACAGCTCGATCGTAAACGTCGCGCTCCCTTACATGCAGGGCTCGTTCGCCGCCAGCGTGGACGAAATCACCTGGGTGGTCACCAGCTACCTGGTCGCGAGCGGGGTCATGATCCCGATGACGGGATGGGTTGCGGCGCGCCTGGGGCGCAAGCGCTACTTCCTGTTCTCGGTCACGATGTTTGTCGCCGCCTCTGGGCTTTGCGGCGTGGCCCAGAGCCTGGGCCAGATGGTGGTCTTCCGCCTGCTCCAGGGGGCGGCGGGGGCGGCGATGATGCCGCTGTCGCAGGCGATCCTGCTCGAAACCTTTCCGCCCGCCGAGCATACGCTGGCGATGTCGACCTGGGGCATCGGCATCCTGGTCGGTCCAATTCTCGGGCCGACGCTGGGCGGCTGGATTACCACCCACTGGAGCTGGCGCTGGAATTTCTACATCAACCTTCCCGCGGGCGCACTCACCTTGCTGATGGTTTCCAGCTTCGTCCACGACCCGGCGCATCTGCGCGAGCGCCGCGGCCGCGGCCGCGTCGACTATCTGGGCATCGCTTTGCTGGTCGCCGCGATCGGGCTGCTCCAGATCGTGCTCGATCGGGGCCAGCGCTCGGACTGGTTTGCCGCGCCGTGGGTGCGCTATTTCACCGCCGGCTCGGCGCTGGCGGCGGTGGCGCTGACGATCCACGAGCTGCGCTGCGCCGAACCGATCCTGGACCTGCGGGTGTTCAGGTATTTCTCGTTCGTGCTCGGCGTGCTGCTCACCGCCGCGCAATCGTTCGTGATCTTCGGGATCAACCTGCTCAACCCGCTCTTCACCCAGGAGCTGATGGGCTACGACGCGTGGATGTCGGGACTGGCGGTGGCGCCGCGCGGACTCGGCGCAATCGTCGCCCTGGTCAGCATCGGCCAGATTTCGCGCCGTGGCGTCGACACCCGCCCGTTCGTGGTCGGCGGCTTCCTGATCGCGGGATGGGCGGCGTTCCGGATGGCCGACTGGGACCTGTCGGTCGGAATGCTGAATCTCCTGGTGCCGATCCTGATTTTCGGCTTTGGCCTCGGCTCGGTGTTTCCGGCTCTGACCGCGGCGTCGCTCACTGAAATCCCGGCGGCGCGGATGGGCTTCGCGTCCAGCCTGTTCAACATGGTGATCACCACCGCCGCCGCCTTCGGCGTTTCGACCGTAAGCAACATGCTCACCGCACAGGAGCAAGTCCATCAGACCTACCTGGTGCAGCACTTTTCGATCTTCGATGCCTGGCGGATCAGCCGTGATCATCTGGCGATGCCCGGCGCGCCGCGCTTCGACTATCTGAACCAGATAATCAGCGGCCAGCATCAGCAGCTCGGGATGCTGTACGGATCACTCCAGGCGCAGGCCTGGCTGCTGGCCTACAACGATATCTACCGGATGATGGCGATAGTGCTCGTCTTCGTCGCACCCTGGTGCTTCCTGCTACACCGCTCGGGCGCGGGCGGCGGTTCCGTGATGAGCCACTGA
- a CDS encoding L,D-transpeptidase family protein: MGAPALAQTPAAVDSPVGVRTPSAAQTPAARSTATPLLQAAIRPPLARYLTGGRFEITVARGDSLRSIGSHYGIDPAVLAELNGLRANARLIAGQTLQIDNRHLIPLALSEGILINVPQRMLFFFRRGKVAGAYPVSVGKPDWPTPRGPFEVLERREFPTWHVPVSIQREMARLGKVVKKSVPPGPENPLGDCYLALSIPAVGIHATIAPQSIYDFRTHGCIRLHPEHASALFDAVGLGESGQIIYEPVILGLLDDGRIFLEVHRDVYSRKSVQMDHVRRLAEAEKLDASIDWAKAAIAMSRRLGLATEVGLKPVASPSPTAGAPAWSPSTGAHLWPRVSLRG, encoded by the coding sequence ATGGGCGCACCGGCGCTTGCACAGACGCCGGCCGCGGTCGACTCCCCCGTCGGCGTCCGAACGCCGAGCGCGGCTCAGACGCCCGCGGCGCGCTCCACGGCTACACCGCTGCTGCAGGCGGCGATCCGGCCGCCGCTCGCACGCTATCTCACCGGAGGCCGGTTCGAGATCACGGTCGCGCGCGGCGATTCGCTGCGCAGTATCGGCTCGCACTACGGTATCGATCCGGCGGTGCTCGCCGAGCTCAACGGCTTGCGCGCCAACGCGCGCCTGATCGCCGGCCAGACCCTGCAAATCGACAATCGCCATCTGATCCCGCTTGCCCTAAGCGAGGGGATCCTGATCAACGTGCCGCAGCGGATGCTGTTCTTTTTTCGCCGCGGCAAGGTCGCCGGCGCCTATCCGGTGAGCGTCGGCAAACCCGACTGGCCGACGCCGCGCGGCCCCTTCGAAGTGCTCGAGCGGCGAGAATTCCCCACCTGGCATGTGCCGGTGTCGATTCAGCGCGAAATGGCGCGCTTGGGCAAGGTGGTGAAGAAAAGCGTACCGCCCGGTCCGGAAAACCCACTGGGAGACTGTTACCTCGCACTGAGCATCCCGGCGGTCGGGATCCACGCCACGATCGCGCCGCAATCGATCTACGACTTTCGCACCCACGGCTGCATCCGGCTGCATCCAGAGCACGCGAGCGCCCTCTTCGACGCCGTCGGCCTCGGCGAGAGCGGGCAGATAATCTACGAGCCGGTGATCCTGGGATTACTCGACGACGGCCGAATCTTCCTCGAAGTCCATCGCGACGTCTACTCGCGCAAGTCCGTGCAGATGGACCACGTGCGCCGGCTTGCCGAAGCGGAGAAGCTCGACGCCTCGATCGATTGGGCGAAGGCCGCGATCGCGATGAGCCGGCGGCTGGGGCTGGCTACGGAGGTCGGCCTCAAGCCCGTCGCTTCGCCCAGCCCGACGGCCGGCGCGCCAGCATGGTCGCCGTCAACGGGCGCGCACCTCTGGCCTCGCGTATCGCTTCGCGGTTGA
- a CDS encoding Fe-S-containing protein: MPKRGGKKLVLGAFAATALLAFVALPALRPRCAEVHGDAVLTISLARLVRGEAVRFCFRDDAGERLRFLLARGSDGRVRSVFDACRQCFKFHQGYEVAGGMLICRLCGNRYAIDHMTEGEASCVPVSLPLSERGNTAQIKVSDLKRGRALF; the protein is encoded by the coding sequence ATGCCAAAGCGGGGCGGGAAAAAGCTGGTCCTCGGAGCGTTCGCAGCGACGGCGCTGCTCGCGTTTGTGGCGCTGCCGGCCCTGCGCCCGCGATGCGCCGAAGTGCACGGCGACGCCGTCCTGACGATTTCGCTCGCGCGCCTGGTGCGGGGCGAGGCTGTGCGGTTCTGTTTTCGCGACGACGCCGGGGAGCGGCTGCGTTTTCTGCTGGCGCGCGGCAGCGACGGTAGGGTCCGCTCGGTGTTCGACGCCTGCCGCCAGTGCTTCAAGTTCCATCAGGGCTACGAGGTCGCCGGCGGCATGCTCATCTGCCGCCTGTGCGGCAACCGCTACGCAATCGATCACATGACCGAGGGCGAGGCCTCCTGCGTGCCTGTCAGCTTGCCGCTTAGCGAGCGCGGAAACACCGCGCAGATAAAGGTTTCCGACCTCAAGCGTGGGAGGGCGCTGTTTTGA
- a CDS encoding copper resistance CopC family protein yields MPARAGAHAFPTVERPRVGATFTKPPSEVAITFDAPIESLFATLMVFDDAGHDETASKPRVTANRRQLVVMLKPLGPGDYTVKWAVLAEDGHRSEGSYTFTVAGTVAGERR; encoded by the coding sequence GTGCCCGCCCGGGCCGGCGCTCATGCCTTTCCGACCGTAGAGCGGCCCCGCGTCGGCGCAACGTTCACCAAGCCGCCTTCAGAAGTGGCGATCACCTTCGATGCGCCGATCGAGTCGTTGTTCGCGACGCTGATGGTTTTCGACGACGCCGGTCACGATGAAACCGCGAGCAAGCCTCGGGTGACGGCAAATCGACGTCAGCTGGTGGTGATGCTCAAACCGCTGGGACCCGGCGACTACACGGTCAAGTGGGCAGTCCTGGCCGAGGACGGCCATCGCAGCGAAGGCTCGTACACCTTTACGGTCGCAGGTACGGTCGCAGGCGAGCGGCGGTGA
- a CDS encoding CopD family protein, which yields MDAMGAMSPMGEAALFEWPLLACTIAIFGTAAFALIIAPADDSASAAAGRRIATLARWLALAALALSPLAFANAAADMAGVSMRAAVAYMPLVLGHTHAGRLWAWRMGAAFALAVFAWIPGAGARRLLLLFLIVAAMLLMRALGSHAIDRGMAAVALYFVHEVAAGMWLGALAGLCLGCVPHPLPERWFYQTVPRVSRLAGWSVAALVATGCFNAYEALGLDPHRYLYAAYGRTLLVKLATVAVVIAIGAYNRYRLAARTADADALYPLLRNVGIECALVVGVLGWSALLANTPPPH from the coding sequence ATGGACGCGATGGGCGCGATGAGCCCGATGGGCGAGGCGGCGCTTTTTGAATGGCCGCTGCTCGCCTGCACCATCGCGATCTTCGGAACTGCGGCCTTCGCCCTGATAATCGCGCCGGCGGACGATTCGGCGAGCGCTGCGGCCGGTCGCCGCATCGCGACGCTCGCGCGATGGCTCGCGCTTGCCGCTCTTGCGCTTTCGCCGCTCGCCTTTGCGAATGCGGCGGCCGACATGGCGGGAGTATCGATGCGCGCGGCGGTCGCTTACATGCCGCTGGTGCTTGGGCACACCCACGCGGGGCGACTGTGGGCATGGCGGATGGGCGCAGCATTCGCGCTCGCGGTCTTCGCGTGGATCCCCGGCGCCGGCGCGCGCCGGCTGCTCCTGCTCTTCCTGATCGTGGCGGCGATGCTCCTGATGCGCGCGCTGGGAAGCCATGCGATCGACCGCGGCATGGCCGCCGTCGCGCTCTATTTCGTGCACGAGGTGGCGGCCGGGATGTGGCTGGGCGCGCTTGCGGGGCTGTGCCTTGGATGCGTACCGCATCCGTTGCCTGAACGATGGTTTTATCAGACCGTACCGCGCGTCTCGCGGCTGGCCGGATGGAGCGTGGCGGCGCTGGTCGCAACCGGATGCTTCAACGCTTATGAAGCGCTCGGCCTCGACCCGCATCGCTACCTGTACGCGGCCTATGGGCGGACGCTGCTCGTGAAGCTCGCCACCGTGGCGGTCGTAATCGCGATCGGCGCCTACAATCGGTACCGCCTGGCCGCGCGAACGGCCGACGCCGATGCGCTGTATCCGCTGCTGCGCAACGTTGGGATCGAGTGCGCGCTTGTGGTGGGAGTGCTCGGATGGTCGGCGCTGCTCGCCAACACGCCTCCACCGCACTGA
- a CDS encoding PAS domain S-box protein: protein MSVMWESAADLVRYPLPLWLAALLACATVLMAVGLRALIVPSKSQLEAANRRLAREVAERERAETRFRGLVESAPDAMIIVDAQGAIVLVNGQTERLFGYSREELLGQPIEVLLPERFRRRHVELRDNYFKDPQPRAMGGGMELFALRSDGVEIPVEVSLSPLATDEGLLVSSTVRDISERKRVQAELARARSGAGGVAAEVGFRRQHVARGPHAAQRHHRLCPAAV from the coding sequence ATGAGTGTGATGTGGGAGTCTGCCGCAGACCTGGTGCGCTATCCGCTGCCGCTGTGGCTGGCCGCGCTGCTCGCCTGCGCGACCGTCCTGATGGCGGTCGGCCTGCGCGCGCTGATCGTGCCCAGCAAATCGCAGCTTGAGGCGGCCAACCGCCGGCTGGCGCGCGAGGTGGCCGAGCGCGAGCGCGCGGAAACCCGCTTCCGCGGCCTGGTCGAGTCGGCGCCGGACGCGATGATCATCGTCGATGCGCAGGGCGCGATCGTGTTGGTCAACGGGCAGACCGAGCGGCTGTTCGGCTATTCGCGCGAAGAACTGCTTGGCCAGCCGATTGAGGTCCTGCTACCCGAACGCTTTCGCCGCCGCCACGTGGAGCTGCGCGATAACTACTTCAAGGACCCGCAGCCGCGCGCGATGGGCGGCGGGATGGAGCTCTTCGCGCTGCGCAGCGACGGGGTCGAAATCCCGGTCGAGGTCAGTCTAAGCCCGCTCGCGACCGACGAGGGCCTGTTGGTTTCGAGCACCGTGCGCGACATCTCGGAGCGCAAGCGCGTGCAGGCCGAACTGGCGCGCGCGCGATCAGGCGCTGGAGGCGTCGCGGCTGAAGTCGGCTTTCGTCGCCAACATGTCGCACGAGGTCCGCACGCCGCTCAACGGCATCATCGGCTTTGCCCAGCTGCTGTATGA